The nucleotide sequence CCGAGGGAGCGGTTCCCGAATTCCTCAAACCGTGAGCCAAGGGCGAACAGACCGCCTTGGTGGGGTAAGCGAGCCGAGGCGGTCAATCGGTCATCCACGATCAGGCGGGGGCAAAGGGTTCACAAGGATTCGGATGGACCTCGGGACCGTTCCCGGACTGGAGACCTTGGATTTCCTCCTCGACGGCGGCGACGGCGTCGGCCGATCCGAGCAATTCCAGGGTGAGTTCCGCGACGTGAGACGCTCCGGGGGCCAGTTCCACAAACCGGCCTTGCCGTCGCTCGAAATCTTTGGGGTTCGGGTAGTTGGTGGCCGGTTCGAGGCCGGTCACATACCCTTCGTTGGGCCCCATCGTGTTTTTCCAGAGGGTGAAACACGGCAACTGCGACGTGGCAAACCAGAGCACAAACGCCTTGTCTCCTGAGGCGTTCCGGAGCATCACGGCCGTTCTTCCCTCGGGGCCGGCTCCTTTTAATGTGTAAAGATACACCTGCTCGGCAAAGCCGGGTTCGGGCGAGCCGAAGGTGTCGTAGTGACCAATCCCCTCGGCGGCTCTCGTGGTCTGAGGCACGACGGTTTCGGCAGCGGCCACGACCCGGGCACCTGCTTCGAGATACGGCGGCCCGAGATTCCAGTGGTAGAGAATCACCAACGGGGTCGGCCGATCCCCGAGGTTGACAAACTCATCACGAACCACCAGGCGGTTTGACCCCGGAGTGGTGGAATATCGGGTCATCATGCGGAGCCTCGGCCCAAACAAGCGGGCCTCATCCACCTGTCCAGTCACAACGAGTTCATGGGGAGGTGCTTCGGAAACCTCGATCGAAACCTGGTGAGCAGGGAT is from Tautonia marina and encodes:
- a CDS encoding aldose 1-epimerase family protein; translation: MRIERDDLRIERQSDGTTITPASLGLPSTPSWSINARTLRGGRRDGVELIRVDNGALAFDIVATRGMGLWRGQFQGAPVGWTSPVGDGPVHPAHVNLAGLGGFGWLDGFDELLARCGLEHNGPPGQDGPFAHGLHGRIQNIPAHQVSIEVSEAPPHELVVTGQVDEARLFGPRLRMMTRYSTTPGSNRLVVRDEFVNLGDRPTPLVILYHWNLGPPYLEAGARVVAAAETVVPQTTRAAEGIGHYDTFGSPEPGFAEQVYLYTLKGAGPEGRTAVMLRNASGDKAFVLWFATSQLPCFTLWKNTMGPNEGYVTGLEPATNYPNPKDFERRQGRFVELAPGASHVAELTLELLGSADAVAAVEEEIQGLQSGNGPEVHPNPCEPFAPA